The segment GCGCTGGGATGGACAGCGAATCGTTACCGCCCACACCGAAACCAGCCCCGTCCCAGGTGGCGTAGTGGTAGTCATGCCGACCATTTCGCTGGTGTACCCCGGCGGGCATGTGCAGGAACCAGTTGCAGGATTCCCTTTCCAGCACCAGTTCGGATGCCCCAGCCTCCGGATTGTTGACCCACTGCACCTCGAAAGTACCGCCAAACTTCAACGCCGATGAGCCCGTTTGCCACACACCGGATTGGCAAGGCGATGCTCGGCACATCCTGAAGCGTCGTTGCTGAATCAACGAAGTCGTTTGGAAGGGATCGTTCCTGCGTGAATCGGCTGACCGGACAGGCGGACTTACAGCGGATCGATCAGCACTGCGTGGCCATTCTCTTCGTATTCGAACAGCGGCGTCGGAGTGGGTGGTTTCCTGGAGTCGCGGACCATGCTGACCAGTTCGCGCAGCAGCACATCCCGGGCTCGGGCTGCGACTTCATCCGCGTCCGTGCCCTCGAGCCGGAGGTGCGCAAAGTCCATGAACTGCAACGTCACGCGTTGCTCGTCCCTTTCGATCATGGCCGGATACGGCACGATGGCTTGCGAGATGACACGCTTGCCGCGGTGAAGCATCTTCCTCCCGTCCAGCTTGGCGACCATGTTGGACGCTTTCAGGTGCGTGTACCGCTTCAGCATCTGCATCGACTTGTGGCCGCTGATGGTCGCGATCTCCATCATGTCGAGCGTACCGAGCTCAAACAGTCGCGACACTGCCTCGTGTCGAAGGTCATGGAAATGCAAGTCATCGATTTCAAGACGCTGAACAAGCGTTCTCCAGGCGCTCTTGAAACCGTCGGACGTGTATTTGAAAATGCGGCCCTCCGGTTTCGTTCCGAGGCGCGTCAGCACATCCATGGCTCTCATCGAAAGCGGCACGTCGCGTTTCGATCCATTCTTGGTCAGCGGCAAATGGGCGATTCGCGTGCGCAAGTTGATGTTTTCCCATTGGAGATTGAGCAACTCGCCTTGCCGCATCGCGGTCTCGAT is part of the Burkholderia ubonensis subsp. mesacidophila genome and harbors:
- a CDS encoding site-specific integrase — encoded protein: MIESRLIFKPSPSITVRDALAQYTKSVSIEKRGYKQEMYRASTIAKSFVGEKVLSELTTVDIANYRDIRLSSPSRNTNRPIAPNTVRLELALLRDLFNIAIIEWGICKDNPVSRVRKPKLPPGRDRRVSFGEERRLLRAAAAHRNIEIHALIVLAIETAMRQGELLNLQWENINLRTRIAHLPLTKNGSKRDVPLSMRAMDVLTRLGTKPEGRIFKYTSDGFKSAWRTLVQRLEIDDLHFHDLRHEAVSRLFELGTLDMMEIATISGHKSMQMLKRYTHLKASNMVAKLDGRKMLHRGKRVISQAIVPYPAMIERDEQRVTLQFMDFAHLRLEGTDADEVAARARDVLLRELVSMVRDSRKPPTPTPLFEYEENGHAVLIDPL